The nucleotide sequence ATTAGCATCATCGACATGCATCCACATCACATACTTTCGAGTCTTCTCATTGTAAATCACTTTCGGCCTCTCAAGCACATTGGACTTGTAAAGATCATGGGATTTGTTTGTTTCCTCTGCCGCCAAAACAATTCCCTCATGTTTCCATGTCCAAAGATCCTTAGAAGAATAACAAGCAACTCCTATAATGTCCACCTGatggaaaagagagaaaaaatgtTTTGTCACAACTCACAAGGGTATGCAACTGAGAAGATATGCATGGTTGCTATATAAAACAAAAAGTTTCCTTGGAAGGCACTGAAGGATGAGATTATAGCATTGAAAGTCTCCATAAAACTATCAGAAATAAAGGAAGCATAGTTGGAGAAACAAGACCAAGAAAGACCGAAAAAGGAACGAAAAGGGGAAAATTTACATTTTTACATATTAANNNNNNNNNNNNNNNNNNNNNNNNNNNNNNNNNNNNNNNNNNNNNNNNNNNNNNNNNNNNNNNNNNNNNNNNNNNNNNNNNNNNNNNNNNNNNNNNNNNNNNNNNNNNNNNNNNNNNNNNNNNNNNNNNNNNNNNNNNNNNNNNNNNNNNNNNNNNNNNNNNNNNNNNNNNNNNNNNNNNNNNNNNNNNNNNNNNNNNNNNNNNNNNNNNNNNNNNNNNNNNNNNNNNNNNNNNNNNNNNNNNNNNNNNNNNNNNNNNNNNNNNNNNNNNNNNNNNNNNNNNNNNNNNNNNNNNNNNNNNNNNNNNNNNNNNNNNNNNNNNNNNNNNNNNNNNNNNNNNNNNNNNNNNNNNNNNNNNNNNNNNNNNNNNNNNNNNNNNNNNNNNNNNNNNNNNNNNNNNNNNNNNNNNNNNNNNNNNNNNNNNNNNNNNNNNNNNNNNNNNNNNNNNNNNNNNNNNNNNNNNNNNNNNNNNNNNNNNNNNNNNNNNNNNNNNNNNNNNNNNNNNNNNNNNNNNNNNNNNNNNNNNNNNNNNNNNNNNNNNNNNNNNNNNNNNNNNNNNNNNNNNNNNNNNNNNNNNNNNNNNNNNNNNNNNNNNNNNNNNNNNNNNNNNNNNNNNNNNNNNNNNNNNNNNNNNNNNNNNNNNNNNNNNNNNNGTGAAAGGGAACACCGTATGGAAGGGTCAAAAGACTCGGCACCTTCCCGTTTCTTTCCTTTCAAATATGACATTagtgccatttacattctgctgaCTCATTTAATAACTTAGAGAGATTGAACAACCAAGGGAAAACATTTTCAGAGGGACCAACATTTCAGAAGAAATGCAGATGTCCTGGAACTGGAAGCAAACACTCTGTTCAGTATAAGCAAAGGGCCTATAATCAGTGGATTCTGAACCTTTAATGGGAGATATTGGCTTTAAAGTACAATGAACAAAATCTGAGCCTGAGATAAGTGGAAAAGGATTTGCAAAACTAGTGGTTAATCGGCACCTGGGAAGTGTTAGACCCCGATGAATCCTAAAGTGAAACTAATACTCTCGTCAAACTGGTGGAAAATGTATCAACTTTCAGTTGCACATTTCCTGACATAGCTCTCAAAGTGAGGGTTGCGGGCCTATTAATATCCTCCAATAACTTCTCATTGAGGTGTTCTTTTTGCCTACTTTGAAATATCTAAAAGAGGAGTAAGCAAGGCATGCTTTAAGGTGGCTAACCGATTTTATTCACTATGGTGTTATTTTTCTGATATTGACTGGGCGGATTCTACCATGGAAGAGTAAGAAACAGACTGCAGTGGTTTCAATTAAAGTACTCTGTAATCCAACAAAAAATATAAGACCTATATCTCTTGTTATGCCTCCTTTTGTTACTTAATTTTATTCAGAGCTCTCAAATTGTTTTTGATGAACCATGGATAACCAAAGACTGGAGTCTGTAGAGTGTGAATTTCTAGTAGGATTAAAGTTAGAAAACCTAATACTAGGAGACTACCAGCTCTGAGCATGTTATTATGCTAATATTTGCATTATAACCAAATGAAATGACtcttcatgaaaaacaaaaaaggaaaagaaacacAACTTACACGATAAGCTCCTTTCTTGTGAGCACGGTATGTAGGACCATCTTTATATTCACCATACCAATAGTATGTGCTTGATTTTTCTTCATAAAGAATGCCCCCTCCATGAGCTTGAATAGGATTTCCATCCGTATCCAACCAAATCTTCCCGGGGTAGTAGTAATAGCTATCATTCTGTGCAGTAATCATTGGATCTACAACACTCTTTTTACCAGGAAAAAATAATTGTCTCAGTTGGGAATTCTCATCCATGAGTTCATCTGCCAAAGTGGGAGTCCGATGCTTAGGCCTGCGCTTCAGCGCCCGAGGGGATCTCTTGCCTCGTGGTGGGGACAATTGGAAGTGTATCTCTTCCAGTTCTTGAATCTCACGGAACTGAGGAAGATGAGTCACCCGAAATTGAACCTCTCTGCCACCTTTTCCATCTCTTTGGCGAGTATTCAAATACAATTGAAGCAGAAAAAAGCATCCTAACAAGCTCCATAACACGGCATATATAGAACATCTGCTCCCTGCATTGAAATGTAAAGCCATTGATTTCCGGTATACGTTCCTCATCCTCATTTTCTCTATCTTTTATATCTCTGAAACAATGCTGCAATTAACAAAACGCAACCTATCACAAACATCTAATTTAGATGCCAGTAAAGAGAACATGAATTCCACCACCACAAAATCGATTTAAGCAAAGTAGTTGTGTAAAATTCTGAAAACAATCCCAACTTGATTTGTAGAATTACCCTTGCTGTGTCATGAATCGTACACATATCTTAATCTTGATTGCAGAGTTAAATTCTAAGCACCGTCAATACCCTTATCTTGCTGATTAAAAAGCATACAAAATCACCATCTTGCTATAAACTACATGACTTTAAAATCAAACCTATACATTAATCACCAACTGAAAATACTTAACCTAAACCTTACAACGGGAATAcataaat is from Arachis ipaensis cultivar K30076 chromosome B01, Araip1.1, whole genome shotgun sequence and encodes:
- the LOC107627836 gene encoding uncharacterized protein LOC107627836 isoform X1; translated protein: MRMRNVYRKSMALHFNAGSRCSIYAVLWSLLGCFFLLQLYLNTRQRDGKGGREVQFRVTHLPQFREIQELEEIHFQLSPPRGKRSPRALKRRPKHRTPTLADELMDENSQLRQLFFPGKKSVVDPMITAQNDSYYYYPGKIWLDTDGNPIQAHGGGILYEEKSSTYYWYGEYKDGPTYRAHKKGAYRVDIIGVACYSSKDLWTWKHEGIVLAAEETNKSHDLYKSNVLERPKVIYNEKTRKYVMWMHVDDANYTKASVGVAISDTPDGPFDYLGSQRPHGYDSRDMTIFKDDDGVAYIIYSSFDNSELHIGPLTEDYLDVTPDMRRILVGEHREAPALFKHQGTYYMITSGCTGWAPNEALAHAAESIMGPWETMGNPCVGGNKMLRLTTFFAQSTFVLPLPRFPGSFIFMADRWNPVDLRDSRYVWLPLIVAGPVDQPLEYSFEFPLWSRISIYWHRQWRLPQGWSIS
- the LOC107627836 gene encoding uncharacterized protein LOC107627836 isoform X2; this encodes MSVSFPGSRCSIYAVLWSLLGCFFLLQLYLNTRQRDGKGGREVQFRVTHLPQFREIQELEEIHFQLSPPRGKRSPRALKRRPKHRTPTLADELMDENSQLRQLFFPGKKSVVDPMITAQNDSYYYYPGKIWLDTDGNPIQAHGGGILYEEKSSTYYWYGEYKDGPTYRAHKKGAYRVDIIGVACYSSKDLWTWKHEGIVLAAEETNKSHDLYKSNVLERPKVIYNEKTRKYVMWMHVDDANYTKASVGVAISDTPDGPFDYLGSQRPHGYDSRDMTIFKDDDGVAYIIYSSFDNSELHIGPLTEDYLDVTPDMRRILVGEHREAPALFKHQGTYYMITSGCTGWAPNEALAHAAESIMGPWETMGNPCVGGNKMLRLTTFFAQSTFVLPLPRFPGSFIFMADRWNPVDLRDSRYVWLPLIVAGPVDQPLEYSFEFPLWSRISIYWHRQWRLPQGWSIS